The sequence ACGCTGTAGAAATAAAACAGCGCATCGGTTAAAACGTTGATTAAGTCCTTCTGGACTCATGAGTGTAGCTGTATTTGCATAAAGCTGACTACATAATCGAGTGAGAGAATCGCTTGCTACATGTCGACTGATCCAAATACATAAAGCAGCCATATCTCGTGCGCCATACTTACTTTTACGTTTTACAAAACCTGTCTCCTGTGCGAGTTGTTGGAAGATATGTGGAGATAGATATCGCTGTAGTTCTTCAGCGAATAAATGAAACTCATCTTGAATCGATAGATTCATACAAAAACGCCATCCTTTCTGTATATTTCTACAAAAAGAATAGCGTTTTTTTCGTTTTATGGATACAATTTTTTAGCTTGATGGATGTGGCATCCTACCCCATATATGAATTTATACTTATTTATTTACTGGAATTACACTAAAAAAAGATTTTAATTTAGAGAATGCTTCTAAATCTCCCATTGTTGAAAAAATTTCTTCTTCTTTAAGATGAACAACAATTGAAGGGATAGTCTTAAGCATCCCAATAGATTGTTTCTTTTCATTAATCTTCATTATTTCTTTATAATCAATTTCAATAAGAACCTTATTTACTTTCATTACTTCTGTATAAAAAAACATTCTCATATTCGTTGCTACTAAAGTTCCAGGTATATTAGGGCTATTAAACACATTACCAGCTAATATTGAAAGCCCGCTTTGGTTTTTATAATACGCTTGAATATAATTTTTCACCAATTCATTCTCATACAACAGATCTTGTTTTATCATAAATATCTCTCCTTATATGGAAATAAAATAACTAATAATAAATTATTATGATATTTTTTAAAAAACTTTATATTAGTATATTACCATTAAATATCGCTATAAAGATTCTTTAATTTTATTATTAATGAAATTAATTAAAGGTGTACCGCCCCATGCCCATCAAGCTAAAATTTCATTTTAGGGTAATTCTGAATTCTTAAGTTGATGGGCATGGGATACCGCCAGCATTTCGGAAAAAAACACGCTAAGCAAAAACATACAATAAGCTGTCCATATGGACAGCTTATTTACATAATTATCGTTATTGGAAGTCATTTAAAAATTTTATATGTCGATTTTTTCTTTGCCCTTGCGGATAAACCACCGTATCAAAGCTAAAAGTAGTATGAAAAGCGGTATTATTTGAATAAAGAAAAATCTTTTCCAAAAATAAAGTGGATTATTATATGTAAATTCTGTTGCCGCCTCATTTGTATAAGAAAGAAACAAACGAACCTACCAAACAAGAAATTGGAATTGTGAGTAGATTTATCGCTAAACAGATCATTATCAATGATAGATTTTTAGCCTTAATTTTTGGTGAAACAGACATGAAAAATAAAAATATTGAAGTGCCGGATATAAGAAAAAATGGTATTACATAAAAAATTAACATAATATTCTCCATGATTTTGATTGTACCATTAGCAAAGACAATTTTGTGCAAATTTGTATGAATAGGGTATTCATAATCAGTTAACATAACGTCCTATTATCGGTAGCAAGAAAAAAGCGAATCCCTATTTTCAAAAGGAATTCGCCTTTTTCTTTTTCTATAACCCTATTCATATACTTCCCTATACTGGCGCGGTTTTAGAGTTCTCCTTTGTTACTGAATGAGCCGAAAAACTGTATAGAACCTTGCATACTCTTAGCGTGGTTATTTTCCTAAATGCTGGCGGTACTCCTTATTTAAGAATATGGCCCGATTGCTGAACTATTGAGGAGATAGCTTTAATTGGATATATTACCTAAAGTGACCCCTCAACCTACGAATCGTTTCCATACCCCTAGTAAGTGTTATTCATATCTGTAATCGTTGCGCCTATGCTTAATCCGGCATGAATAAAAAGGAAGGTCAGGATACAGACCTTCCTACCGGCAATCATTTAAAATTAATCAAGGCTGCTTCTTAACAAGACTCTGATGGGTTTGGTTCAAATGCGTTAATAAAGTGAGTGTGAGTTAATTTTAAATCATCATTCCATATTGCTTCATAAATAGCCTGATTAACAACACTTTCCACATCTGCTCCGGTTTTCAAGTTAAAAAATTCTTTTTCTAGTAATGACTTATCATAGGGGAATTCCAATTTTGAAAGATAATAACCGAGTAATGCTCGAATCCCTTCGTGAGTTTGGAAAGGTACTTCCACTTTCAAATCAAAGCGACCGGCTCTTAGAACAGCATGGTCCATGTTGTTCATATAGTTTGTAGTTCCGACAACCAATACATCGGTTAATTCATCGTATCCATCCATTTGCGAGAGTAGTTCATTAACTAAGTCAGCTCCGCTTGTGTTGGTTTCCCTAGAAGATGTTATTGCATCAATTTCATCAATAATCATCATACATGGTGCAAGCTCTCTTGCTTTTTCAAAGTATGTTTTTAACTTGTTAGCAGAGTCACCGTGATATTTGGATAGAATATCGGAGCCTTTTAAAGAAATGACGTTCATGTTTAACTCGGATGCAAGAGCTTTTGATAAATAAGTCTTCCCTACACCGGTTGGTCCATGTAACAACAGACCTTTAATCTTTCGGACGCCTTTATACTTGTGTTTCATCACCCACGGCTTAATCAACTTCTTCTCCAGCTCTTTTTTTGTTTCATCGAGTCCAATTACATCTGACCATTTTACGTTGGGCTTATAGGATAATACTTCTCTTCCTGCTGTTGGGATAATCTTATTCTTTGCCTGTTTAAAATCATCCATAGAAACACAAATGGAAGCTACATCTGTGATTTCTGACTCTATGTCTTTTACATGTCTTCTTAGGGAAAATAAAGCAGCCTCTTTGCATAGTGCAGCAATATCCGCTCCGACGTATCCATGCAAGGTCTTTGCTAATTGGGTTAAGTCAACATCCTCGGATAAGGGCATCTCTCGACTGTGAATTTTTAAAATCTCTTCCCTTCCCTTTTCATCTGGCGGAGCAACATAAATTTCGAAGTCAAATCTTCCTGGTCTCCTTAACGCGGGATCTAAACTATTCTGGCGATTAGTTGCAGCCATTACGATAACCTGCTCTCTCTCTTGCATTCCGTCCATTAACGTTAATAATTGAGTGACGATTTTATTGTAATGAACTTCTGTGTGACTATCCCCGCGTTTAGAGGCAATTGCGTCGATTTCATCAAAGAAAATTATCGAGGGTGCATTATTTTTAGCAGTATTAAATATTTCTCTTAGTTTTCTTTCTGACTCACCAAAATATTTATCTAAGATTTCTGGACCGTTTACCGTATAAAAGTTCATGGATGTTTCATTAGCAACCGCTTTGGCTAATTGGGTTTTTCCGGTTCCTGGTGGTCCATAAAATAAAATTCCTTTATACGCGGAAATTCCGAGATGTTCAAACACTTCAGGATACTTAAATGGTATTTCAACGCTTTCACGAACCATACGGATTTCCTGATCGAGTCCACCTATATCATTGTATGAAATATTTGTGGTTTCAGGAGTAGGTTCACCTTTTTCTTTATCCTCGCCGTCTAAATTGATGGATAGGGAATAGCGATTTTTCTCGTTCTCTCGCCATTTCATTTCTCCTATTGTTCGAACAATAGGAACGACTCCTGACTCATCTAATATAAACTTCTCATTCTCATTCAAATCAATATCGGAAGGGAGTTCATTTACCATGCGGATTAAGTCATCTTGGTTAAAAAACGGGCACAACGTAATAAGTTTCTTCTTGGATTCTGCTAGCAATAGTTTAATGATGCGTTCTTTATCCACATGAAAAGTCTTATTTTCCTTATCCAAATTCCCCTGCCGATACCATATGTTTCGGATTTCGTCCCCATAATAATAGCCTTCAGACCATTCAAAGTCCCTTAACACTACATCTAATCGTTTGCATCCAAAGTACTTCCCTTGATCATAATCGCTTAGACCTTCACTGCAATACTCATCTGGTAACAAGCTTTCGTTTCGCCTTTTAGAGCAGTCTAATGTTTGTTTTAGTGTGTTTAATTCATTTGTACCTGCTGGTTCGTCGTTAACAAATAACTCTGTGCTTTTCCAACCCCTTACGCTTTCCCAAAGTTTTAAAGCCTTCGGTAGTGATTCGAGGCTGTAATCCGCTTTATGGATAAGGCTTTTTCCTATGATTTCTTCTTCGTAACGAGTTGAGTATTTTTTTGCCCTGCGGACAGCTAAATTGTAATTTTGGGAAGAACTTTTCCCAAAGTATATTTTTATCATGTGTAGCCCCCCCGTTGCTTGAATAAACTCTTGTTAACTCTATTTTGAATCCATAACATTCCAATTCGCAACCATTTTTTAAACAAACAATTAACCTTAGTTACATAAAGGCTTTGTTAAATATCGTTATTGATTTTTTAGCCATAGAAAACCCGAATTTTATCTTGGTTCTTAAGTTCTTTCTTGAACTAATGCTCCCGTTCGTTAAAGAAGGCATTAAAATAATTATTTAATTAAATGCTAAAAGCAGCGAGATTTCACTTTCGAAATCCACTGCTTTTATACTTGTTTTTATAAGGGATAGCATCACATGCCCATCAAGCATATATACTATTGCGCTTCTTTTTGGGTACCGCCACATCACCATCAAGTTAAAATTTTAAAATGCCCCAAAAACAAAAAATTAGAATCTTTTATAGCAATGAAGTTCATTTTTATTGTTTTTGGGACAACCTTTTCTGTTAGGCTGATGGGCATGTGGCGGTACCCCTATAGTAGCTTTTTACACTCTAAAATAAAGTCAATATCCTCACAAGTAGTATCCTCATTGTAAATACGTTCAATAACTTCCGCTGCATACTCTTTATCTTCATATGTTTCTGCTAATCTCTTCATATAGTTTTTTACAATTTGTATTGCTTCTTCCTGATCTAAATTGTTTTTCATTAATTCAGGGTTGAAATATCCCAATTCGTACACTCCTTTTCATTAATGTAATAATGATTTCGCTCTCTTTTCTCGCATATATACTGCAAATTGTTTCCCTTCTGTTGCTCCTTGTTTAGCCGTTCCAATATACACTAAATCATCCCATTTGGAAAATGGGACCATTTCACTATATCTTTTCCACTCATCGTTTATGTTCACTACATTGTATCGTCCCTCATTTGCTAAGAAACTCATACCAAATTTAAATTGAAATACTAATCCAGTTGCATATTTTATAAGAATTCTTCTCAAGACGGGGTACTGCCAACACTTTGAACCCCCACGCTAAGCGAAGGATTACTAAACTACTTTTTCAATAGATTGAACAATATAATCGCACACAAACCCATCCACGCTTTGTTCTAAATTAAATTTCATATTTAAAGTTCTGCTAATTTCATCAATAAACATTGCTAAATAGCCGATATCCGTAGAGTCATTCCTGTCTTTTGTATTAAAATATGGAGCGATATTAGTGAATAATTTTTCGCATTCTAGATAATGCTTTTTATCAAAATTTGGAGTGTAATCTGAAAAAATTTGCATTATGTCCAAATCAGGTAACTCCTCACCAGGGATATTTGCATCTAGATAGTTCTCCCAATAGTTTGTCATAACGTTAACTATGCGCTTATAAATAAGATTCTGTGCTTTTAAAGAGATATTTGAACTGTTTTTTGTATATTCCATTAATCTTTTTAAGCCAAACCCATTCCAATGCTCAATTCCACCCTCAATAATATACCCACCTCTTAAATCTTTAGATACTAACTCAACTATCTTATCAAAGTTAATTTTATTATTTTCTTTGTCTATTATTACTTCGATAGGAGGAAATTTACGAGGGCTTTTAACTGATTTTACTTGGTCAGCACTAGTTATAAAATACTCAATTTGTGCCATCACAATATTTCGGATTTGCTCTGCTTTTAAATATATTCTTTGGTCAAGGTAGCTTTTGTTTTGTATGTGATGATCAACTGTCGATAAATTATCCTTTTTAGGCTTGTCGTGTTTATCACTCGCTATTTCCAAACAGTAAGCCATTTCAGCTAAGCTTTCATTGTTGAAATAACTAAGTTGAGTAAATGAATCATTTTCTTTGTTGCTAAAAATCCTCCAAAGTTGACTATCTTTATAACCCTTTAACTCTAGAGATTCAATTTTTGTAAGCTGCTCTCCTGAATGAACAATAAGTGTTCTTTTAGATCCCATAATCTTTTTAGATATTTCATTGCATTATTTAGTCGATACAGATTGTTAACAAAATGATCCGCTTTCATGTCTGGAATACCTGATTCATTTCCTATACCTAAAAAACCATTGTCTAATTGGTCGAAATAATCAATACATCCTCGAATAATCCAAACCAGAGAAGCTTCTGAATTATGAAAAGTAGTTTCAGTTTGATGTTTTTCTTGATACTCATTAAATTTATCTTTTAAATCTTTTGCCGTGGTATTAAATTCTGTTGAAAGTTTCACAATAATTGGCTCCATTAAATTACTCCATTCATCTAAAATAATTAGTAATTTTATTATATCATTTAGGGTTTTAAGACGTTATTTAGCACCTTTTATAATTTGAAACGAACGATACATTTAAAAATACGATGGAAGTAAAAAGTACTGGTAACACACTAGCAAACACCCCAATTATTCTAATATAACCTTTAATCAATATCAGTGTGAGATGATGAATGAAAAAAAGAGTGGTCAGACAAAATTGACCATTCTTTTTTTCATTCACCTGTACTTGTTGGACAAAAATCCATAGTTTACTCTTCCATTGGTTTTAAGTTTGCTACTGCCATACAATATTTAATCATAATCGCTTCCTTATCTAAATAGTTTTTACTGTGGTCCCAACCAAAATTATGGAAACATTCATGCAGAATGGTACTTGCCCATATGTTTATTGCATTAGCGTTATCGTAGTCTGAGTTTTCTCCCAGTACGATCCCATTAAGAGAAATATTGCAACAACGTAATTGATTAAATGCGTTTAATTCGCCTGTTCCTAAAGTAATCTTATTGCCCTCTGGTTCTTTTTCAAACTTGTCTATTATTAGCAAATTCCGCTTACTACAACTCTTCTCTAATGAGTCGTTTTTAATTAAACGAAATGCTAAATAAACCGCATAATTAAGAGCGCCCCATTGGTTCTCATTTTTAATAAATTCCATAAATTTTTGGTCGTAAAAAGGTAAGTTGCTCTCACGAGGACAGGAACCAGACTGAGCGTCATCCATAGGAATCCAAGTAGTTTGGGACAAAAATTTTATTGCGGAGTGTATTATTTGTACTTGATTATCTGAAAAAGAGTGGTGGACTCTATATATTAAAGAAAAAACTGTCGAAGGATTAACTTTTAAATGAGGTGGAATTTCATATTCAACCTCATAAGTAGTGTAAGGAATGTTGTTTATTAAATTAGCGGGAG comes from Bacillus cereus group sp. RP43 and encodes:
- a CDS encoding PH domain-containing protein, producing the protein MIKQDLLYENELVKNYIQAYYKNQSGLSILAGNVFNSPNIPGTLVATNMRMFFYTEVMKVNKVLIEIDYKEIMKINEKKQSIGMLKTIPSIVVHLKEEEIFSTMGDLEAFSKLKSFFSVIPVNK
- a CDS encoding AAA family ATPase; this encodes MIKIYFGKSSSQNYNLAVRRAKKYSTRYEEEIIGKSLIHKADYSLESLPKALKLWESVRGWKSTELFVNDEPAGTNELNTLKQTLDCSKRRNESLLPDEYCSEGLSDYDQGKYFGCKRLDVVLRDFEWSEGYYYGDEIRNIWYRQGNLDKENKTFHVDKERIIKLLLAESKKKLITLCPFFNQDDLIRMVNELPSDIDLNENEKFILDESGVVPIVRTIGEMKWRENEKNRYSLSINLDGEDKEKGEPTPETTNISYNDIGGLDQEIRMVRESVEIPFKYPEVFEHLGISAYKGILFYGPPGTGKTQLAKAVANETSMNFYTVNGPEILDKYFGESERKLREIFNTAKNNAPSIIFFDEIDAIASKRGDSHTEVHYNKIVTQLLTLMDGMQEREQVIVMAATNRQNSLDPALRRPGRFDFEIYVAPPDEKGREEILKIHSREMPLSEDVDLTQLAKTLHGYVGADIAALCKEAALFSLRRHVKDIESEITDVASICVSMDDFKQAKNKIIPTAGREVLSYKPNVKWSDVIGLDETKKELEKKLIKPWVMKHKYKGVRKIKGLLLHGPTGVGKTYLSKALASELNMNVISLKGSDILSKYHGDSANKLKTYFEKARELAPCMMIIDEIDAITSSRETNTSGADLVNELLSQMDGYDELTDVLVVGTTNYMNNMDHAVLRAGRFDLKVEVPFQTHEGIRALLGYYLSKLEFPYDKSLLEKEFFNLKTGADVESVVNQAIYEAIWNDDLKLTHTHFINAFEPNPSESC